Proteins encoded together in one Electrophorus electricus isolate fEleEle1 chromosome 9, fEleEle1.pri, whole genome shotgun sequence window:
- the camsap1b gene encoding calmodulin-regulated spectrin-associated protein 1-B isoform X1 translates to MDVDLGAGADSTLRKMEATVEPMEIIPLEMYDSARAKIAANLRWLFAKAYGIDHIPEDLRDPFYTDQYEQEHIKPPVIRLLLSCELYCRVCSLILKGDQVASLQSHQSVIQALSRKGIYVMEGDDTPVTEADLTCQPIKMSSHMPMIDALMMAYTVEMISIEKVVTCVKRFSTFSASKELPFDLEDAMIFWINKVNLKMREITEKEHKVKQHLLDSPSHQKPDFMLVLDHCMLEPVEYPLLVRYRREHASGRQLPHFSLLEDLMRDVCDGAALLTVVHYYCPDLMKLDDICLKEVTSIADSLYNIQLLKEFANEYLNKGFYLTLEDMLYAPLVLKHNVMVFIAELFWWFEVVKPEFVQPRDIQEFKDARAVTHSKSSRPCVPISNATKRSFLVTPGLADLTHPVTNNPEVCNRYFLHPEESDPLKGSSSISPAHPLLPLRQRQQKAQQGDDVSACRNRSNSLTQESRTRGSMAWSDKRQRPLSQLNRYVLHCATDSDADLASGDSASLTCSISEDSLASTVTPKHQSHQSQGAPRRLNGHGLLGNVNMDEEEDMVTVIRAESSKTDVTLTDNGDVERQSASPGAKTNSCGKQEEAAADSRTASFYLEPLMPAVLKPAKEKSICLNKEEECGEGRQRGSARRVVAGDGPSSSAKRRPLHNLNRTFNASSSSEFERTSDPKSESVHPPPGQTETFRPLVTSSVEPPTELTPGFYLHSSSPEDKRPIQAWGILTDADTETVETIEEQDAELSKELHPQKRQFYKEDEESAKLQEDMNVKEHADKDEGSRCSSPGVSVQSQVSSVASGSVRMTSFAERKMLKFGSNQDIRSSTSSSQRTTPDGSESCPLPLTSWKMKRDQSPTQQGKDNANMLASELVQLHMQLEEKRRAIETQKKKMEVLCARQRLKLGKAAFLHIVKKGKSDTLPQPLKSDHLKGQKLNEETEKSTKDDSCLDAMRDGGKGTEETEKASLEWDSATALPPSALDGDEEIDLNECNHSIEMLNEAISSIQQQMMQLSLQQDLLMKQNLQSPSAATLSPNGDRGNLSEPKARSAVHFVEPSGSPVVRKPPKLSSARSRSKPSELKLSKEYNKGQKIPTPTPIESPTPRPSPGGRTPKADPETINQIEGQLKNTAFHLHDKANLRTVSREPSSASLGVTIDEGVPSTLRDSETTFDNGAGFVMVLTEDSSKSKANLIEVDLSDLATQSDDGSSSALDVTTDVVVDGEKKSGMGFFFKDEQKAEDEMAKKRAAFLLKQQKKAEEARLRKQHLEAESELKRDEARRKAEEDRVRKEEEKTRRELIKQEYLRKKQQEMFEEQEQPKPKPKPKPKPKTKKQRPKSVLKEEPSIETLPKCPPANENLVSARSGSNLSLASVATTEADSINSGGAGSQRGDSVESFSGLSRATERDWDNGSTASSITSTSMAEYTGPKLFKEPSAKSNKPIIHNAISHCCLAGKVNEPQKNSILEELEKCESNHFMILFRDGGCQFRALYSYFPDTEEIHKLTGTGPKSITKKMIDKLYKYSSDRKQFTVIPAKTVSVSVDALTIHNHLWQAKRPMVPKKTRK, encoded by the exons AGCTCCCACATGCCCATGATTGATGCATTGATGATGGCCTACACTGTGGAGATGATCAGCATTGAGAAGGTAGTGACCTGTGTCAAGCGCTTCTCCACCTTCAGTGCATCCAAGGAGCTTCCTTTTGACTTGGAGGATGCAATGATCTTCTGGATTAACAAG GTAAACCTGAAAATGAGAGAGATCACCGAAAAGGAACACAAAGTAAAGCAGCATCTGCTAGACTCCCCTAGCCACCAGAAG CCTGACTTCATGCTTGTGCTGGACCATTGCATGTTGGAGCCTGTGGAGTATCCACTTTTG GTGCGCTACCGGCGAGAGCATGCCTCGGGCCGCCAACTGCCCCACTTCTCCCTGCTGGAGGACCTCATGAGGGACGTGTGCGATGGCGCTGCCCTGCTGACTGTGGTCCATTACTACTGCCCTGACCTCATGAAACTTGATG ATATTTGCTTGAAGGAGGTCACCTCGATAGCAGACAGCCTGTATAATATCCAGCTTCTGAAGGAGTTTGCCAACGAGTACCTTAATAAAGGCTTCTACTTAACACTAGAAGACATGCTGTATGCACCTCTTGTGCTCAAG CACAATGTCATGGTATTCATCGCTGAGCTCTTTTGGTGGTTTGAGGTTGTAAAACCTGAGTTTGTCCAGCCAAGGGATATCCAGGAATTCAAGGATG CAAGAGCTGTGACTCACTCCAAGAGTTCCCGACCCTGTGTGCCCATCTCTAATGCTACCAAGAGGAGCTTCCTGGTCACACCTGGCCTTGCTGATTTGACTCATCCTGTCACAAACAACCCAGAAGTGTGTAACAGGTACTTCCTGCATCCTGAAGAGTCTGATCCTCT TAAGGGGAGTTCCAGCATTAGTCCTGCCCATCCACTCCTACCACTGAGACAGAGGCAACAGAAAGCTCAGCAGGGAGATGATGTATCAG CCTGTAGGAACCGTTCTAATTCTCTGACACAAGAAAGTCGTACTCGAGGGTCTATGGCTTGGTCAGACAAAAGACAGAg GCCACTGTCCCAGCTGAATCGCTATGTTCTCCACTGTGCCACGGACAGTGATGCAGACTTGGCCTCAGGCGACAGTGCTAGTTTGACATGCTCCATCAGTGAGGACAGCCTGGCCTCTACTGTCACACCCAAGCACCAGAGCCATCAAAGCCAGGGTGCTCCTCGGAGACTCAATGGCCATGGATTGCTGGGTAATGTTAACATGGATGAAGAAGAAGATATGGTAACTGTTATCAGAGCAGAGTCGTCTAAGACTGATGTTACACTGACAGACAATGGGGATGTGGAGCGTCAGTCTGCTTCCCCTGGTGCTAAAACAAACTCTTGTGGAAAGCAAGAAGAGGCAGCAGCTGATTCCAGAACTGCCAGTTTCTACTTGGAACCACTGATGCCTGCAGTTCTTAAACCAGCAAAAGAAAAGTCTATATGCTTGAATAAAGAAGAAGAGTGTGGAGAGGGGCGACAGCGTGGGTCAGCACGGAGGGTTGTTGCTGGAGATGGACCCAGCTCTTCAGCTAAACGAAGACCTCTACATAACCTTAACCGAACCTTCAATGCCAGTTCCAGTTCTGAGTTTGAAAGAACTTCTGATCCCAAATCTGAGTCTGTGCATCCACCTCCTGGGCAGACAGAAACTTTCAGACCTCTGGTCACAAGCAGTGTCGAGCCACCAACGGAATTGACTCCTGGGTTCTACCTGCATTCCTCGTCACCTGAGGACAAGAGGCCCATCCAAGCTTGGGGCATACTGACTGATGCAGATACAGAGACTGTGGAGACCATTGAAGAGCAGGATGCAGAACTTAGCAAGGAGCTGCATCCACAAAAACGACAGTTCTATAAAGAGGATGAAGAGTCTGCAAAACTTCAAGAGGACATGAATGTGAAGGAGCATGCAGACAAGGATGAAGGAAGCAGGTGCTCTAGCCCTGGTGTCAGTGTTCAGTCACAGGTCAGCAGCGTGGCCAGTGGAAGTGTCCGAATGACCAGCTTTGCTGAGCGGAAGATGCTGAAGTTTGGCAGCAACCAAGACATCCGCTCAAGCACCAGCAGCTCACAGAGGACCACGCCAGATGGCTCAGAGAGCTGCCCTCTTCCTCTCACCTCTTGGAAGATGAAGAGGGACCAAAGCCCCACTCAACAGGGCAAGGACAATGCTAACATGCTTGCTTCAGAGCTTGTGCAGCTGCACATGCAGCTTGAAGAGAAGCGACGCGCCATTGAGacccagaagaaaaaaatggaggTACTGTGTGCTAGACAAAGGCTCAAGCTTGGAAAAGCTGCCTTCCTGCACATagtgaagaaaggaaaaagtgaCACCCTTCCTCAGCCGCTGAAATCAGACCACTTGAAAGGCCAAAAGTTaaatgaggagacagagaagtcAACAAAAGATGACTCGTGTCTTGATGCCATGAGGGATGGGGGAAAAGGCActgaagagacagagaaggcgTCCCTTGAATGGGATAGTGCCACTGCCTTGCCCCCTAGTGCCTTAGATGGAGATGAGGAAATCGACCTCAATGAGTGTAACCACTCGATAGAAATGCTTAATGAGGCCATCAGCAGCATTCAGCAGCAGATGATGCAGCTGTCTCTCCAGCAGGACCTACTCATGAAGCAAAACCTTCAGTCCCCATCAGCTGCTACCCTATCTCCTAATGGTGACCGAGGGAATTTGTCCGAACCAAAGGCACGATCTGCTGTCCATTTCGTGGAGCCAAGTGGCAGCCCTGTAGTCAGGAAGCCTCCTAAACTGAGCTCAGCACGGTCTCGCTCTAAGCCTTCTGAGCTGAAGCTGTCCAAGGAATACAACAAAGGGCAGAAAATACCTACCCCCACTCCCATTGAAAGTCCTACTCCTAGACCCAGCCCAGGGGGCAGGACCCCCAAAGCAGATCCAGAGACAATCAACCAAATTGAGGGGCAGCTGAAGAACACTGCATTCCATCTTCATGACAAGGCCAACTTGCGTACAGTCTCAAGAGAGCCAAGCTCTGCAAGCCTAGGAGTGACTATTGATGAAGGTGTTCCTAGTACTCTAAGGGACTCTGAAACAACATTTGATAATGGTGCTGGTTTTGTGATGGTCTTAACTGAAGATAGCTCAAAGAGCAAGGCGAATCTAATTGAAGTGGACTTATCAGACTTGGCAACCCAGTCAGATGATGGCAGTTCTAGTGCGTTAGATGTTACCACAGATGTCGTCGTtgatggagaaaagaaaagtggCATGGGCTTCTTTTTCAAG GACGAGCAGAAAGCGGAAGACGAAATGGCCAAAAAGCGGGCAGCATTCCTCCTGAAACAACAGAAGAAAGCAGAAGAGGCACGACTTCGCAAGCAGCACCTAGAGGCAGAGAGTGAGCTTAAAAGAGATGAAGCTAG gcGGAAAGCGGAAGAAGACAGGGttagaaaagaggaagagaagaccAGGCGGGAGTTGATAAAGCAAGAATACCTGcgaaaaaaacagcaagaaatgtttgaggagcaggagcagcccaagcctaaacccaaacccaaacccaaacccaagaCCAAGAAGCAGAGGCCAAAGTCTGTGCTAAAAGAAGAGCCTTCCATTGAAACACTCCCAAAATGCCCCCCTGCCA ATGAGAATCTTGTTAGTGCTCGGTCTGGCTCTAATCTCTCGCTGGCTTCTGTGGCCACTACTGAGGCAGACAGCATCAACTCTGGAGGTGCAGGATCTCAACG AGGGGATTCAGTGGAGTCATTTTCGGGCCTCAGTAGGGCTACAGAGCGGGACTGGGACAACGGCTCCACTGCGTCTTCCATCACATCAACATCCATGGCAGAATACACAG GGCCTAAACTTTTCAAGGAGCCAAGTGCAAAATCTAATAAGCCAATTATCCACAATGCCATCTCTCACTGCTGTTTGGCAGGGAAAGTAAATGAACCACAGAAGAACTCCATTCTTGAG GAGCTTGAGAAATGTGAGTCGAACCACTTTATGATCCTCTTTCGTGATGGTGGTTGTCAGTTCCGGGCCCTTTACTCCTACTTCCCTGACACAGAGGAGATCCACAAGCTCACTGGCACGGGGCCCAAAAGCATCACCAAGAAGATGATAGACAAACTCTATAAGTACAGCTCAGACCGCAAACAGTTCACAGTTATACCTGCCAAGACTGTGTCTGTCAGCGTGGATGCCCTCACCATCCACAATCACCTCTGGCAGGCCAAGAGGCCCATGGTGCCAAAGAAGACCCGGAAGTGA
- the camsap1b gene encoding calmodulin-regulated spectrin-associated protein 1-B isoform X4, with protein sequence MDVDLGAGADSTLRKMEATVEPMEIIPLEMYDSARAKIAANLRWLFAKAYGIDHIPEDLRDPFYTDQYEQEHIKPPVIRLLLSCELYCRVCSLILKGDQVASLQSHQSVIQALSRKGIYVMEGDDTPVTEADLTCQPIKMSSHMPMIDALMMAYTVEMISIEKVVTCVKRFSTFSASKELPFDLEDAMIFWINKVNLKMREITEKEHKVKQHLLDSPSHQKPDFMLVLDHCMLEPVEYPLLVRYRREHASGRQLPHFSLLEDLMRDVCDGAALLTVVHYYCPDLMKLDDICLKEVTSIADSLYNIQLLKEFANEYLNKGFYLTLEDMLYAPLVLKHNVMVFIAELFWWFEVVKPEFVQPRDIQEFKDARAVTHSKSSRPCVPISNATKRSFLVTPGLADLTHPVTNNPEVCNRYFLHPEESDPLSKGSSSISPAHPLLPLRQRQQKAQQGDDVSACRNRSNSLTQESRTRGSMAWSDKRQRPLSQLNRYVLHCATDSDADLASGDSASLTCSISEDSLASTVTPKHQSHQSQGAPRRLNGHGLLGNVNMDEEEDMVTVIRAESSKTDVTLTDNGDVERQSASPGAKTNSCGKQEEAAADSRTASFYLEPLMPAVLKPAKEKSICLNKEEECGEGRQRGSARRVVAGDGPSSSAKRRPLHNLNRTFNASSSSEFERTSDPKSESVHPPPGQTETFRPLVTSSVEPPTELTPGFYLHSSSPEDKRPIQAWGILTDADTETVETIEEQDAELSKELHPQKRQFYKEDEESAKLQEDMNVKEHADKDEGSRCSSPGVSVQSQVSSVASGSVRMTSFAERKMLKFGSNQDIRSSTSSSQRTTPDGSESCPLPLTSWKMKRDQSPTQQGKDNANMLASELVQLHMQLEEKRRAIETQKKKMEVLCARQRLKLGKAAFLHIVKKGKSDTLPQPLKSDHLKGQKLNEETEKSTKDDSCLDAMRDGGKGTEETEKASLEWDSATALPPSALDGDEEIDLNECNHSIEMLNEAISSIQQQMMQLSLQQDLLMKQNLQSPSAATLSPNGDRGNLSEPKARSAVHFVEPSGSPVVRKPPKLSSARSRSKPSELKLSKEYNKGQKIPTPTPIESPTPRPSPGGRTPKADPETINQIEGQLKNTAFHLHDKANLRTVSREPSSASLGVTIDEGVPSTLRDSETTFDNGAGFVMVLTEDSSKSKANLIEVDLSDLATQSDDGSSSALDVTTDVVVDGEKKSGMGFFFKDEQKAEDEMAKKRAAFLLKQQKKAEEARLRKQHLEAESELKRDEARRKAEEDRVRKEEEKTRRELIKQEYLRKKQQEMFEEQEQPKPKPKPKPKPKTKKQRPKSVLKEEPSIETLPKCPPANENLVSARSGSNLSLASVATTEADSINSGGAGSQRRATERDWDNGSTASSITSTSMAEYTGPKLFKEPSAKSNKPIIHNAISHCCLAGKVNEPQKNSILEELEKCESNHFMILFRDGGCQFRALYSYFPDTEEIHKLTGTGPKSITKKMIDKLYKYSSDRKQFTVIPAKTVSVSVDALTIHNHLWQAKRPMVPKKTRK encoded by the exons AGCTCCCACATGCCCATGATTGATGCATTGATGATGGCCTACACTGTGGAGATGATCAGCATTGAGAAGGTAGTGACCTGTGTCAAGCGCTTCTCCACCTTCAGTGCATCCAAGGAGCTTCCTTTTGACTTGGAGGATGCAATGATCTTCTGGATTAACAAG GTAAACCTGAAAATGAGAGAGATCACCGAAAAGGAACACAAAGTAAAGCAGCATCTGCTAGACTCCCCTAGCCACCAGAAG CCTGACTTCATGCTTGTGCTGGACCATTGCATGTTGGAGCCTGTGGAGTATCCACTTTTG GTGCGCTACCGGCGAGAGCATGCCTCGGGCCGCCAACTGCCCCACTTCTCCCTGCTGGAGGACCTCATGAGGGACGTGTGCGATGGCGCTGCCCTGCTGACTGTGGTCCATTACTACTGCCCTGACCTCATGAAACTTGATG ATATTTGCTTGAAGGAGGTCACCTCGATAGCAGACAGCCTGTATAATATCCAGCTTCTGAAGGAGTTTGCCAACGAGTACCTTAATAAAGGCTTCTACTTAACACTAGAAGACATGCTGTATGCACCTCTTGTGCTCAAG CACAATGTCATGGTATTCATCGCTGAGCTCTTTTGGTGGTTTGAGGTTGTAAAACCTGAGTTTGTCCAGCCAAGGGATATCCAGGAATTCAAGGATG CAAGAGCTGTGACTCACTCCAAGAGTTCCCGACCCTGTGTGCCCATCTCTAATGCTACCAAGAGGAGCTTCCTGGTCACACCTGGCCTTGCTGATTTGACTCATCCTGTCACAAACAACCCAGAAGTGTGTAACAGGTACTTCCTGCATCCTGAAGAGTCTGATCCTCT CAGTAAGGGGAGTTCCAGCATTAGTCCTGCCCATCCACTCCTACCACTGAGACAGAGGCAACAGAAAGCTCAGCAGGGAGATGATGTATCAG CCTGTAGGAACCGTTCTAATTCTCTGACACAAGAAAGTCGTACTCGAGGGTCTATGGCTTGGTCAGACAAAAGACAGAg GCCACTGTCCCAGCTGAATCGCTATGTTCTCCACTGTGCCACGGACAGTGATGCAGACTTGGCCTCAGGCGACAGTGCTAGTTTGACATGCTCCATCAGTGAGGACAGCCTGGCCTCTACTGTCACACCCAAGCACCAGAGCCATCAAAGCCAGGGTGCTCCTCGGAGACTCAATGGCCATGGATTGCTGGGTAATGTTAACATGGATGAAGAAGAAGATATGGTAACTGTTATCAGAGCAGAGTCGTCTAAGACTGATGTTACACTGACAGACAATGGGGATGTGGAGCGTCAGTCTGCTTCCCCTGGTGCTAAAACAAACTCTTGTGGAAAGCAAGAAGAGGCAGCAGCTGATTCCAGAACTGCCAGTTTCTACTTGGAACCACTGATGCCTGCAGTTCTTAAACCAGCAAAAGAAAAGTCTATATGCTTGAATAAAGAAGAAGAGTGTGGAGAGGGGCGACAGCGTGGGTCAGCACGGAGGGTTGTTGCTGGAGATGGACCCAGCTCTTCAGCTAAACGAAGACCTCTACATAACCTTAACCGAACCTTCAATGCCAGTTCCAGTTCTGAGTTTGAAAGAACTTCTGATCCCAAATCTGAGTCTGTGCATCCACCTCCTGGGCAGACAGAAACTTTCAGACCTCTGGTCACAAGCAGTGTCGAGCCACCAACGGAATTGACTCCTGGGTTCTACCTGCATTCCTCGTCACCTGAGGACAAGAGGCCCATCCAAGCTTGGGGCATACTGACTGATGCAGATACAGAGACTGTGGAGACCATTGAAGAGCAGGATGCAGAACTTAGCAAGGAGCTGCATCCACAAAAACGACAGTTCTATAAAGAGGATGAAGAGTCTGCAAAACTTCAAGAGGACATGAATGTGAAGGAGCATGCAGACAAGGATGAAGGAAGCAGGTGCTCTAGCCCTGGTGTCAGTGTTCAGTCACAGGTCAGCAGCGTGGCCAGTGGAAGTGTCCGAATGACCAGCTTTGCTGAGCGGAAGATGCTGAAGTTTGGCAGCAACCAAGACATCCGCTCAAGCACCAGCAGCTCACAGAGGACCACGCCAGATGGCTCAGAGAGCTGCCCTCTTCCTCTCACCTCTTGGAAGATGAAGAGGGACCAAAGCCCCACTCAACAGGGCAAGGACAATGCTAACATGCTTGCTTCAGAGCTTGTGCAGCTGCACATGCAGCTTGAAGAGAAGCGACGCGCCATTGAGacccagaagaaaaaaatggaggTACTGTGTGCTAGACAAAGGCTCAAGCTTGGAAAAGCTGCCTTCCTGCACATagtgaagaaaggaaaaagtgaCACCCTTCCTCAGCCGCTGAAATCAGACCACTTGAAAGGCCAAAAGTTaaatgaggagacagagaagtcAACAAAAGATGACTCGTGTCTTGATGCCATGAGGGATGGGGGAAAAGGCActgaagagacagagaaggcgTCCCTTGAATGGGATAGTGCCACTGCCTTGCCCCCTAGTGCCTTAGATGGAGATGAGGAAATCGACCTCAATGAGTGTAACCACTCGATAGAAATGCTTAATGAGGCCATCAGCAGCATTCAGCAGCAGATGATGCAGCTGTCTCTCCAGCAGGACCTACTCATGAAGCAAAACCTTCAGTCCCCATCAGCTGCTACCCTATCTCCTAATGGTGACCGAGGGAATTTGTCCGAACCAAAGGCACGATCTGCTGTCCATTTCGTGGAGCCAAGTGGCAGCCCTGTAGTCAGGAAGCCTCCTAAACTGAGCTCAGCACGGTCTCGCTCTAAGCCTTCTGAGCTGAAGCTGTCCAAGGAATACAACAAAGGGCAGAAAATACCTACCCCCACTCCCATTGAAAGTCCTACTCCTAGACCCAGCCCAGGGGGCAGGACCCCCAAAGCAGATCCAGAGACAATCAACCAAATTGAGGGGCAGCTGAAGAACACTGCATTCCATCTTCATGACAAGGCCAACTTGCGTACAGTCTCAAGAGAGCCAAGCTCTGCAAGCCTAGGAGTGACTATTGATGAAGGTGTTCCTAGTACTCTAAGGGACTCTGAAACAACATTTGATAATGGTGCTGGTTTTGTGATGGTCTTAACTGAAGATAGCTCAAAGAGCAAGGCGAATCTAATTGAAGTGGACTTATCAGACTTGGCAACCCAGTCAGATGATGGCAGTTCTAGTGCGTTAGATGTTACCACAGATGTCGTCGTtgatggagaaaagaaaagtggCATGGGCTTCTTTTTCAAG GACGAGCAGAAAGCGGAAGACGAAATGGCCAAAAAGCGGGCAGCATTCCTCCTGAAACAACAGAAGAAAGCAGAAGAGGCACGACTTCGCAAGCAGCACCTAGAGGCAGAGAGTGAGCTTAAAAGAGATGAAGCTAG gcGGAAAGCGGAAGAAGACAGGGttagaaaagaggaagagaagaccAGGCGGGAGTTGATAAAGCAAGAATACCTGcgaaaaaaacagcaagaaatgtttgaggagcaggagcagcccaagcctaaacccaaacccaaacccaaacccaagaCCAAGAAGCAGAGGCCAAAGTCTGTGCTAAAAGAAGAGCCTTCCATTGAAACACTCCCAAAATGCCCCCCTGCCA ATGAGAATCTTGTTAGTGCTCGGTCTGGCTCTAATCTCTCGCTGGCTTCTGTGGCCACTACTGAGGCAGACAGCATCAACTCTGGAGGTGCAGGATCTCAACG TAGGGCTACAGAGCGGGACTGGGACAACGGCTCCACTGCGTCTTCCATCACATCAACATCCATGGCAGAATACACAG GGCCTAAACTTTTCAAGGAGCCAAGTGCAAAATCTAATAAGCCAATTATCCACAATGCCATCTCTCACTGCTGTTTGGCAGGGAAAGTAAATGAACCACAGAAGAACTCCATTCTTGAG GAGCTTGAGAAATGTGAGTCGAACCACTTTATGATCCTCTTTCGTGATGGTGGTTGTCAGTTCCGGGCCCTTTACTCCTACTTCCCTGACACAGAGGAGATCCACAAGCTCACTGGCACGGGGCCCAAAAGCATCACCAAGAAGATGATAGACAAACTCTATAAGTACAGCTCAGACCGCAAACAGTTCACAGTTATACCTGCCAAGACTGTGTCTGTCAGCGTGGATGCCCTCACCATCCACAATCACCTCTGGCAGGCCAAGAGGCCCATGGTGCCAAAGAAGACCCGGAAGTGA